The genomic DNA ATCTCTCTACCCTTATTCTATCGCCATTTCCCTGGTGCCCATAGCGGGGAGGTTACACCCGGTCCCATTCCGAACCCGGCAGTTAAGCTCCCCTGCGCCTATGATACTGACCGGGAGACCGGTCGGGAAAGTTGGTCGGCGCCAGGGTTATTTGATTTCTATGATGACTTCACCTGCTTTTATCTTAAACACGCCTTTTATTAGTCTGTTTTTATTTTTTTCAATCCATAATTTCCATACCCCAGCAGGCTGAACTATTCCTCCTACTTTTATCTTAACCGGGTTAATTTCAGCGTAAAAGCATTCATATGATCTGTTATTTATTTTTAGTTTCTTTATCTTTCTTTTGAAATAAGGAATAAAATAACCCTTTCCATTGAAAAATACTGATTTTTTAATAGGTTTTCCTGATCTTATCTGTCTGTAGTAATAAAGGCTTGCTGTAAACGGATCTATGTAGTTTTTATTTTTTATTTTTTGACTTTCTATCTTTTCATCTGCTCCTTTAATTACCGTTTTACGGTAATTGATCCATTCTTTTGAAAATTTGTACCTGTGTATCTCTATCAATCCTTTTTCCTCTCTTTTAAGATAAAACTCCTTTGGAGATAGATTTTTATCTGAAATTGAATATCCGGAGTATCTGATATTTTTTAAAATCTTAAAAATACCTGTTGTCTCTGCTTTTGCTTCTACTTTTAGTGTTTTTTTAAAATCATAATGAATACAGATATTTCCAACGGTGATAAAAAAATATTTAACGGTATAGCAATCCTTCCTCGTTTCTCCGTAAGAAAAGCTAAGAAAGATCAAAACAAAAAAAAGGGAGAGCAGTTTCATAACTTCTAATTATTGTATAATTTTAAGCTGAAAACAACTTTGGAGGTTCAGAATGTCTCTGAAAAAAGCTGATCTTATTATCACTGACATAAACTATATACTTACAATGGACATAAACTTAACTGAGTTTAATAATGCTGATATTGTGATAAAAGATGGAAAGATTATTGATATCGGTCAGAATAAAAAAAGTGAATACTTTGGAGAAACTATCACAGGGAAAAATAAGATCGCAGTTCCCGGTTTTATAAACACCCATACACACGCTGCAATGACCCTTTTGAGAGGATATGGAAGTGATAACCCTTTAAAAGTCTGGCTTGAAGAATATATATGGCCGGCTGAAGGTAAGTTTGTTAGCTACGAGTTTGTAAAGGACGGAACCGAGATGGCTGTATATGAGATGCTCAGAACAGGAACCACAACATTTGTTGATATGTACTTTTATGAAAATGCTGTTGCTGATGTGATAAAGCGGGTAGGCATAAGAGGTGTATTATCAACAGGAATTCTTGATTTTCCAACCCCAGGAGCCAAAACTCCACAGGAAGGGATTGAAAAAACTGTTGATTTTATAAACCAGTATAAGAATGACCCTTTTGTTATCCCTGCTATTGGTCCACACGCACCTTACACCTGTTCACCCCAAACATTAAAAAAAGCCTACGAAGTTGCTGAAAAATATGACATTTTGTATCACATACATGTCGCAGAAACTGAATTTGAGGTTAAAACTGTAAAAGAAAAGTATGGGAAAACTCCTGTAGAACATCTAAAATCTGTAGGTGTTTTATCAGAAAGAACCCTCGCTGCACACATGGTTTACCCAACTGACAGAGAGATTGATATTCTCTCAGAAAAAGGTGTGAAAATAGCACACTGTCCTGAAAGTAATCTGAAGCTTGCATCAGGTATTGCCCCCGTCCCTGAGATGATTGAAAAAGGTGTGGTTGTTGGAATAGGAACAGATGGGACAGCTTCAAATGATGATCTTGATATAATAGGGGAGATATCAACAGCAGCAAAACTGCACAAGGGTGCAACAAAAAACCCTACAGTTCTAAATGCTAAACAGGCTTTATTAATGGCGACCAGATGGGGGGCTGAAGCTTTAAGAATGGAAGATAGGATAGGCTCTATAGAAAAAGGAAAATATGCTGACATTGTTCTTATTGATATTTCCCAGCCCCATCTAAATCCGTTATATGATCCGTACACTCAGATTGTTTATTCTGCAAAAGGCTGTGACGTAGATACTGTCTTAGTTGCAGGTCAAATAAAGGTGTTAAATAAAAAAGTGATAGCTGTTGATAGGGAAGAAGTTTTATCAAAAGCTTTTTACTGGAGAGAGAAAATTAAGGAGTTGAAAAAATCATAAATACTTTGCTATTTCTTCCAGTAGAACTAACAGAACATTTTTTACGCTTTCCTTATCCAGAGCTATTAATGGAAGCACTTTTATATCTTCGTCCAGATCAAGTGCGGTTCTTATATCTTTAGGATCCCATGCACCTTTCAGATCTTGCTTGTTACAGCCAACTACAAAAGGTGCCGGATATCTTGATTCAAAATAGTTTATTATCTTTCTTGCCTCATGAAATGTTGATGGATCTGTGGAATCTACAAGAACAACAAGACCAACCATACCCTTGCCAAGAATATCCCACATAAAATCAAATCTTTCCTGACCGGGAGTGCCAAAAAGGTAAAGAACATGCTGATCGTCAATAGTGATCCTTCCAAAATCCATTGCCACTGTTGTGTGATCCTTTACTTGCTTTTCCTGTGCCTGAGAGGTTTTTGCCTCTGTCTGGACAGTTTCAATCTCACTGATAGTATTTATAAACTGGGTTTTTCCTGCTGCGTATGGTCCTGCAATAACAATTTTTATCTGTTTTTGTTTTTTGTCTGGCATTTTCCTTCCTTATAATCCTTTAATTTTTGAGATTATTTTTTGAAGAAGTGTTTTTGTAAGGGCAAAACCTATTTTCCTCTGTTTTTGTTTCTTTCTGTGGATTATACCAGTTGCCAGAAAACCATACAGTATCCTTTGCAGAGTGAGCTGGTTTATCTTAGTTTCGTTCAGTATGTCTTCCACAGTTCTTGTGCCATCTATAAGAGAAAGTATCTTCTTTTCTATCTCTGTAAGATGAGCTTTTTGAGCTATCTCGTTCCAGTTTTCAGCCTTCTCAAACACAAGCTTCATATCTGATATTTTTCTGTCCACTTCTTCCTGCGTAAGCTGTCTGCTTAGATACATCATTATTTTCTCAAGTGGTATGAGAGGTTTTATATCTGGCGGATATTTTATAAATCCGGGTGTAAATGAGAATTTTCCTTTTTTTACAGCAAGTAATATAGGCAGCCTTGAAACAAGGAATTGATAGAGATCCTCCTTTGAAATACCTTCCTTTTTTAAGACCTGATTAAAATCTATATCAAGATATATATAAAAAACCTTGACAACTTCTCTAATATAAACCATATCTCC from Persephonella sp. includes the following:
- a CDS encoding DUF3108 domain-containing protein, which gives rise to MIFLSFSYGETRKDCYTVKYFFITVGNICIHYDFKKTLKVEAKAETTGIFKILKNIRYSGYSISDKNLSPKEFYLKREEKGLIEIHRYKFSKEWINYRKTVIKGADEKIESQKIKNKNYIDPFTASLYYYRQIRSGKPIKKSVFFNGKGYFIPYFKRKIKKLKINNRSYECFYAEINPVKIKVGGIVQPAGVWKLWIEKNKNRLIKGVFKIKAGEVIIEIK
- a CDS encoding amidohydrolase: MSLKKADLIITDINYILTMDINLTEFNNADIVIKDGKIIDIGQNKKSEYFGETITGKNKIAVPGFINTHTHAAMTLLRGYGSDNPLKVWLEEYIWPAEGKFVSYEFVKDGTEMAVYEMLRTGTTTFVDMYFYENAVADVIKRVGIRGVLSTGILDFPTPGAKTPQEGIEKTVDFINQYKNDPFVIPAIGPHAPYTCSPQTLKKAYEVAEKYDILYHIHVAETEFEVKTVKEKYGKTPVEHLKSVGVLSERTLAAHMVYPTDREIDILSEKGVKIAHCPESNLKLASGIAPVPEMIEKGVVVGIGTDGTASNDDLDIIGEISTAAKLHKGATKNPTVLNAKQALLMATRWGAEALRMEDRIGSIEKGKYADIVLIDISQPHLNPLYDPYTQIVYSAKGCDVDTVLVAGQIKVLNKKVIAVDREEVLSKAFYWREKIKELKKS
- a CDS encoding ATP/GTP-binding protein; translation: MPDKKQKQIKIVIAGPYAAGKTQFINTISEIETVQTEAKTSQAQEKQVKDHTTVAMDFGRITIDDQHVLYLFGTPGQERFDFMWDILGKGMVGLVVLVDSTDPSTFHEARKIINYFESRYPAPFVVGCNKQDLKGAWDPKDIRTALDLDEDIKVLPLIALDKESVKNVLLVLLEEIAKYL
- a CDS encoding DUF4388 domain-containing protein, whose protein sequence is MAITGNLETFNFIDIFQILKKDKKDGILVVESPTKKLAVYFKEGDMVYIREVVKVFYIYLDIDFNQVLKKEGISKEDLYQFLVSRLPILLAVKKGKFSFTPGFIKYPPDIKPLIPLEKIMMYLSRQLTQEEVDRKISDMKLVFEKAENWNEIAQKAHLTEIEKKILSLIDGTRTVEDILNETKINQLTLQRILYGFLATGIIHRKKQKQRKIGFALTKTLLQKIISKIKGL